One Rhododendron vialii isolate Sample 1 chromosome 2a, ASM3025357v1 genomic region harbors:
- the LOC131309750 gene encoding heavy metal-associated isoprenylated plant protein 33-like — protein sequence MSKEEILKIQTCVLKVNIHCDGCKDKVRKILQKIDGVYKTNIDSELGKVTVAGNVNPDTLIRKLGKNGKHAEIWGASKGNYQNQLNNQFKNIQIDQGGKNGNNKNNKGGNNQQKGGGQMGQVKGIQDLKLPQFKGLKLPFAGKDQNQKAVKFKLPEEDDMSDFDDDYDDDDEFDDEDDEFDDDIDDARHHGNKMKPMMGNGQGGNQMANLMMMMNGQHGQAKGGGGGNGGNNGGNGKKGGGGGGGSIPVVVNGSGGKKGGGGGGGGNGNNQQNQGSGGKNGGKNGGGQQPGGKNGNNGGGGAQSKTGNNPHGGGGGGAHGIINGNGGKKGGGMNDGIQGMPSMMSGFHGMGGGNMGQMGNSLSMGQMGSNPMGHMGQMPAVQGLPASAMNGGGGYFGGGVPEMAANPYQQQQLAAMMMNQQRANGNERFHPMMYARPPPAVNYMPPYPYQYPPPADPYTHVFSDENTSSCNVM from the exons ATGAGTAAAGAAGAGATTTTGAAGATCCAG ACTTGTGTTCTGAAAGTGAACATTCACTGTGATGGGTGTAAGGATAAAGTGAGGAAAATCCTGCAGAAAATTGATg gGGTGTACAAAACTAATATAGACTCAGAGCTGGGGAAGGTGACTGTGGCAGGAAATGTAAATCCAGACACTTTGATAAGAAAGCTTGGTAAGAATGGGAAACATGCAGAGATTTGGGGTGCCTCCAAGGGTAATTACCAGAACCAGCTCAATAACCAGTTCAAGAACATCCAGATTGACCAGGGTGGCAAAAATGGGAATAACAAGAACAACAAGGGTGGAAATAATCAGCAAAAGGGTGGTGGTCAAATGGGGCAAGTGAAAGGGATTCAAGATTTGAAATTGCCCCAATTCAAGGGCCTGAAATTGCCCTTTGCTGGAAAGGATCAGAATCAGAAGGCTGTGAAGTTCAAATTGCCTGAGGAAGATGACATGAGTGATTTTGATGATGactatgatgatgatgatgagttTGACGATGAAGATGATGAATTTGATGATGATATCGATGATGCCCGTCATCATGGTAACAAGATGAAACCTATGATGGGTAATGGTCAAGGAGGGAATCAGATGGCTAacctgatgatgatgatgaatgGGCAACATGGCCAAGCcaagggtggtggtggtggaaatggTGGTAATAATGGAGGAAATGGCAAAAAgggcggcggtggcggtgggGGAAGTATACCTGTTGTGGTGAATGGCAGTGGTGGAAAGaaaggcggcggcggcggcggcggtggaaATGGGAACAACCAACAAAATCAAGGTAGTGGTGGGAAAAATGGAGGCAAAAATGGTGGTGGCCAACAGCCAGGGGGTAAAAATGGTAACAACGGTGGTGGTGGGGCTCAGAGCAAGACTGGAAATAATCCCCACggcggtggcggcggtggtgctCATGGTATTATTAATGGTAATGGGGGAAAGAAAGGGGGTGGGATGAATGATGGTATTCAAGGCATGCCCAGCATGATGAGTGGGTTCCATGGCATGGGTGGTGGTAATATGGGCCAGATGGGAAATAGTTTGTCCATGGGCCAGATGGGTAGCAACCCAATGGGTCACATGGGCCAAATGCCGGCGGTCCAAGGCCTCCCGGCTTCGGCAATGAACGGCGGCGGCGGGTACTTCGGTGGAGGTGTACCGGAGATGGCGGCAAATCCCTATCAGCAGCAACAACTAGCGGCGATGATGATGAACCAACAACGCGCTAACGGGAACGAGCGGTTTCATCCGATGATGTACGCCAGGCCGCCTCCAGCCGTCAACTACATGCCGCCTTATCCGTACCAATATCCGCCCCCGGCTGACCCCTACACCCACGTTTTCAGTGATGAGAACACCTCAAGTTGCAATGTGATGTGA